The window TTGATTATTCGATCAGCCTGGATTCTCTGCCAGCGGGAGAATACACAGCCCATGTATATTCCGGGCACATTCATCCGGTCTGGCCGGATACGACCTACCAGGGGATGACACGCTTCAGGGTGGAAGTATGGCTGGAATCGGATCATATCCGGCAGCTCACTTCGCAAGCCAGTGATTGTCATCCTTATACGACAGGTACGAGGGAGCAGGAAGCAGAACCGGTTTATCGGTGGTATCTTCCTGACCACACACGACTTATTCTTTATTCAGAGAAAGGTGTAGGAGGTACGGAAGTAAGCATGGTTTCGCTAATGGGCCGGCAACTGATTGAGCCTCAACCCTTCGACAAACTTATGGAATTAGACATTTCCAGCTTACCTCGAGGTGTCTATATCATCATTATCAGGGAAGGAGGAGGTAAAATGAAATACCTGAAAGTACAGTTCTAATGTTCGGCTTTCACGTCCAAAAGGCAGCTTGATGATTATAAAAACAGGAAAGAAGTACAAGTTGACCTGGGTAGTTTTCCAACAGGGATTTACCTGCTGAAATACTTTCACAATAATGCCTGGAATTCCGGGAAAATAATCCTTTCACGATGATTGCAGTATGCATTCAGACAGCTACTTAAATTCATTATCTTTAGTCTTTTACAATTCAAATAATCTTCAATATGAAATCAGGTATTAGTCTTAAGTTTCCCCGGCTGTTTTATGGAATCCTTCTCATTTCCATTTTCGGTATAAATTTTTCACTAAAGGCTCAGTCGTTTGTCTTTGTGGATACTTTATACATTGGGTTAAACCCTGAACAATGGCCCCTTTCGGTCTGTAATTCAGTGGACTGGGGTGATTATGATGGCGATGGCGACCTGGATATACTGAATACCGGCCATTCAGGTTATACGAACATCACAAGGATTTTCAAGAATGATGGGAATGGGGTATTCACCGGACTAACCTCACTTAATCTTCCCGGAGTTGACAGTGGTGAGGAAGGCTGGATGGATTTTGACAACGATGGTGACCTTGACATTTTATTAACAAGGTAGATAATCCAGGACATTTACTTGTGAAAATCATGAAGAATGACGGGCAGGGTATTTACTCAGAAGTGACAATGCTTTACAGTACAAATTATCATGGCCTTTACACGCCCATCTGTAGATGCCGACTGGGGTGATTATGACAAGGATGGCTTTATGGATTTGATTGTGGTTGGCGACAGCATATTAAATTCTGATCAGCTTTATCCTTTTTCGGTATATACAGGAATAAAGGCGATGGTACTTTTACATTACAATCACAGATTGTTTTGCCCGGGGTTTACCATGGTTCTGCCCGGTGGCAGGATTTTGACAATGATGGTTCCCTTGATTTTTTACTTTGTGGCGCAACCGGTAATCCATATAACGAACAACCGGTAACTAAAGTCTTCAGAAACGATGGATCAGGCAGTTTCACACAGGTTGCTGATCTGGTTGGAGTTTATTACGGAGAGGCGGTATGGTGTGATATTAATAATGATGGTTTCCCTGATATTATTGAGTCAGGCTCTTCAGGAAATGAATTGAACCGTGACATTACTACAAATGTGTATAAAAACCAGGGAGATGGGACCTTCCTGCAGCTCAGCGGACATATGCT is drawn from Bacteroidales bacterium and contains these coding sequences:
- a CDS encoding T9SS type A sorting domain-containing protein; translation: MKRVLLIPVLMLHLAVHSQSALDTIYAVVTGNQVTIHQDNAYQNCCFVPALQSVYLENDSTLSWYQMDTTYIWCGCMCFFDYSISLDSLPAGEYTAHVYSGHIHPVWPDTTYQGMTRFRVEVWLESDHIRQLTSQASDCHPYTTGTREQEAEPVYRWYLPDHTRLILYSEKGVGGTEVSMVSLMGRQLIEPQPFDKLMELDISSLPRGVYIIIIREGGGKMKYLKVQF
- a CDS encoding VCBS repeat-containing protein, whose product is MKSGISLKFPRLFYGILLISIFGINFSLKAQSFVFVDTLYIGLNPEQWPLSVCNSVDWGDYDGDGDLDILNTGHSGYTNITRIFKNDGNGVFTGLTSLNLPGVDSGEEGWMDFDNDGDLDILLTR